The candidate division WOR-3 bacterium genome includes a region encoding these proteins:
- the nusA gene encoding transcription termination factor NusA — protein sequence MANEDNLIIENIKTIARIRGVKFDYVIDSLAEAIKAGVRRKFGKGVESEVSVNKSTGEIKINLVKKVVEKVNEPDKEITLEEARKIKECNIGDEIRIPIPISELGRTAIESVKQALTQRISEAERNRIMAEYEKKVGEIVKGIVKVVSRNEVLVDLGPIEASIPYPEMMRGEHYRLDSPIRAVVKKVERAQWGPKIILSRTDPKFLERLLYYEIPEIRDGIIQIVKIVREPGVRAKVAVQTLDPKIDPIGACVGYKGSRIQTIVKELSDEKIDVIQWSKDLGLLVSRSLSPAKVKEVKQTSEGSVLAIVPDEDYSKAIGKNGVNVDLASKLTGVHIEIKKASEYEKELEEKRLKETKIEDVPTLDAPLKKKLIEKGYTDVLSVLKATPEELKTLLNLDDAGVHTLLEKLSPKKEEKKVEVPESENAPESA from the coding sequence ATGGCAAATGAAGATAATCTGATAATTGAAAATATCAAAACAATCGCCCGGATTCGCGGGGTAAAGTTTGATTATGTGATTGATTCCCTTGCTGAAGCAATAAAAGCCGGTGTACGGAGAAAGTTCGGCAAGGGTGTGGAATCCGAAGTCTCGGTCAATAAGTCTACGGGAGAAATAAAAATCAATCTTGTGAAGAAGGTGGTAGAAAAAGTCAACGAACCCGACAAAGAAATTACCCTGGAAGAAGCCCGCAAGATAAAAGAGTGTAATATCGGCGACGAAATTAGAATACCTATTCCTATCAGTGAACTTGGTCGGACCGCGATTGAATCCGTAAAACAGGCTTTGACCCAGCGCATCAGTGAGGCCGAAAGAAATCGAATTATGGCGGAATATGAGAAAAAAGTCGGAGAAATTGTCAAAGGAATTGTCAAAGTCGTGAGCCGGAATGAAGTGCTCGTCGACCTCGGTCCAATTGAAGCAAGTATTCCATATCCCGAAATGATGCGCGGTGAACATTACCGCCTTGACTCACCGATTCGGGCAGTAGTGAAAAAGGTGGAACGTGCCCAGTGGGGTCCCAAAATCATCCTCTCCCGAACCGACCCTAAATTTTTGGAACGCCTCCTTTATTACGAAATTCCCGAAATAAGAGATGGCATCATTCAAATTGTTAAAATCGTCCGGGAACCAGGTGTTCGGGCCAAGGTTGCTGTCCAGACGCTCGACCCCAAAATCGATCCGATCGGTGCCTGTGTGGGTTATAAAGGTAGCCGGATTCAGACCATCGTCAAGGAACTCTCCGACGAAAAGATTGATGTCATCCAGTGGAGTAAAGACCTGGGTCTCCTCGTCTCCCGGAGTCTTTCACCGGCGAAAGTGAAAGAAGTAAAACAAACCAGTGAAGGTAGTGTCCTGGCAATTGTGCCGGACGAAGATTACTCCAAGGCCATCGGCAAAAACGGTGTGAATGTAGACTTGGCTTCTAAACTAACCGGAGTCCATATTGAGATAAAGAAGGCGTCGGAATATGAAAAAGAGCTTGAAGAAAAGCGACTAAAAGAAACGAAAATCGAAGATGTGCCCACGTTGGACGCTCCTTTAAAAAAGAAATTGATTGAAAAAGGATATACCGATGTCCTGAGCGTTCTAAAAGCCACACCAGAAGAACTCAAAACACTTTTGAATCTGGATGATGCGGGAGTGCATACCCTGTTAGAAAAATTATCGCCGAAAAAAGAAGAAAAGAAAGTTGAGGTGCCGGAGTCCGAAAATGCCCCAGAAAGTGCATGA
- a CDS encoding HAD family hydrolase, with protein sequence MRKENKIKAILFDLDGVLVDTYKVWYYLFNDTLEHFGYKPIDLKTFAQNWGKSTEEDVKIFMPGVKLRAVVEYFSENFSRFLGLMKVNTQAHTVLKQLKKAGLKIGCITNSHRQITQRELRSAHLKHLIDVIITADDVKKPKPDPEMLLKACKKLKVKTADIIFIGDTTTDLRTAQRARCIFIGYRMQTDLKINKLTDLIPLIKRKFSL encoded by the coding sequence ATGCGAAAAGAAAATAAAATCAAAGCGATTCTTTTTGACCTGGATGGTGTTTTGGTTGACACCTATAAAGTATGGTACTACCTATTTAATGATACTCTTGAACACTTCGGGTATAAACCGATAGATTTAAAGACTTTTGCCCAAAACTGGGGTAAGAGTACTGAAGAAGATGTCAAAATATTTATGCCGGGTGTCAAACTCCGGGCCGTTGTGGAATATTTTTCCGAAAACTTCAGCCGCTTCCTCGGATTAATGAAGGTCAATACCCAGGCGCACACCGTACTTAAGCAATTGAAAAAAGCCGGGTTAAAAATTGGCTGTATCACCAATTCCCACCGGCAGATAACCCAACGCGAATTAAGAAGTGCCCATCTAAAACATTTAATTGATGTAATCATCACCGCCGACGACGTCAAAAAACCCAAACCTGACCCAGAAATGCTGTTAAAGGCATGCAAAAAATTAAAGGTCAAAACTGCGGATATAATATTTATCGGTGACACAACCACCGATTTAAGAACTGCCCAACGCGCTCGCTGTATTTTCATCGGCTACAGAATGCAAACCGATTTAAAAATAAATAAACTCACCGATTTAATACCCTTGATAAAGAGAAAATTTTCATTATAA
- a CDS encoding bifunctional oligoribonuclease/PAP phosphatase NrnA: MTANNMEKRLTNSWTRLKTTIKTSKNILIATHIDPDGDGICSALLMAHLVNFYKRKKPTLFCHSPIPEKYQFLLHNDRFSNTLTDFDLLIAVDSANIERIFPKGKYSSDFLKRKLVINIDHHRSNKLFGAITIIDEKASSACEIIYRLFKKLNLPINRQVAQIFYAGIYMETGGFVYPNTTASALQICSELIKKGVEPAQLIKRLNAKTVEGTKLLAEVLSTIEIEHGVGTMYLSQAMLKKHRASMSESENFISFLQAIRDVRVSLFLREEKDDIRVSLRSDGIIDVNKFAQRFGGGGHRLAAGMRLKGSIKAVKKKLLTELIKEL, translated from the coding sequence ATGACAGCCAACAATATGGAGAAAAGATTGACAAACTCCTGGACGAGATTAAAAACCACGATAAAGACAAGTAAAAACATTCTCATTGCGACCCATATTGATCCAGACGGTGATGGTATCTGCTCGGCATTGCTGATGGCGCATTTGGTTAACTTTTACAAAAGAAAAAAACCGACCCTTTTCTGCCATTCCCCAATTCCAGAAAAATATCAATTTTTACTCCACAATGATCGATTCTCTAATACTCTGACGGATTTTGACCTTCTGATTGCTGTGGATTCGGCAAATATTGAGCGTATTTTTCCTAAAGGAAAATATTCGAGCGATTTTTTAAAACGAAAATTGGTCATCAACATTGACCACCACCGGAGCAACAAGCTATTCGGGGCAATTACGATCATTGACGAAAAAGCCTCATCTGCCTGTGAAATCATTTATCGGTTATTCAAAAAATTAAATCTGCCCATTAACAGGCAAGTTGCCCAAATTTTCTATGCCGGTATTTATATGGAAACAGGAGGGTTCGTCTATCCAAATACTACTGCCTCCGCACTCCAGATTTGTTCAGAATTGATAAAGAAAGGTGTGGAACCCGCACAACTGATAAAAAGACTGAATGCCAAAACCGTTGAAGGAACAAAACTCTTAGCCGAGGTTTTATCCACCATCGAAATCGAGCACGGCGTGGGAACCATGTATCTTAGCCAGGCTATGTTAAAAAAACACCGGGCCTCCATGTCCGAGTCCGAAAATTTCATCTCTTTTCTACAGGCAATAAGGGATGTCCGAGTCTCATTATTTTTGCGGGAAGAAAAAGACGATATCCGGGTAAGCTTAAGGAGCGATGGTATAATCGATGTCAATAAATTTGCCCAGCGATTCGGAGGAGGCGGGCATCGACTGGCGGCGGGCATGAGACTTAAAGGGAGTATAAAAGCTGTAAAGAAAAAACTACTTACTGAATTGATAAAAGAATTATAA
- the rimP gene encoding ribosome maturation factor RimP, with protein MSKVDLAKIETIVKEIIEPMDFRIYDLQFNDVTRTLKVFIDRPQGGITINDCAKVSNALSEVLDNADIIDFQYTLEVSSPGIERHLSRPEHFSWARGKMAEIILKNTKIKGYIREADENSVKIVQDVGEVIVQFKDIIRAKVIEEFDYGK; from the coding sequence ATGTCTAAAGTTGACTTAGCCAAAATTGAAACAATTGTAAAAGAGATTATCGAACCGATGGATTTCCGAATTTACGACCTGCAGTTCAACGATGTGACCAGAACCTTAAAGGTATTTATTGACCGTCCACAGGGTGGTATCACCATCAATGACTGTGCAAAAGTCAGCAATGCCTTATCCGAAGTCCTTGATAATGCAGACATCATTGATTTTCAGTATACCTTGGAAGTATCATCCCCGGGAATTGAAAGGCATCTCAGCCGCCCGGAACATTTCTCCTGGGCAAGGGGGAAGATGGCGGAGATAATATTAAAAAACACTAAAATCAAGGGGTATATCCGAGAAGCTGATGAAAATAGCGTAAAAATCGTCCAGGATGTCGGAGAGGTAATCGTTCAATTCAAAGATATCATCCGCGCCAAGGTTATTGAGGAGTTTGACTATGGCAAATGA
- the infB gene encoding translation initiation factor IF-2 — MPQKVHDLAKSLGLSSDALIKMLEEIGIKAKGHMSLLTDEEIKRIKEKIAEEKKKFKKEIARFKTPSLHKEKTKKINEQEIQQTVKATLARIEKGVTKKHYKKAEAPKEVELPKEKEVEVVEFMTVAEFAQALEVPPSEVIKKCINLGVMASLNQRLDLDTIAVLCDEFKCKMKVVTLEEQVKKEEEKNLQMVKRPPVVTVMGHVDHGKTTLLDAITKLRVAETEYGKITQKIGAYQVSYNGKLITFIDTPGHKDFTTMRARGAQVTDIVVLVVAADEGVMPQTIEAIDHARAANVPIIVAINKIDLPRANVNLVKSQLAKANVIVEEFGGNSICVETSALKNIGINDLLDAILVKAEEMNLTAPINTKAKGVVLEANVEHGRGNVCTILVQEGILRRGDPFVCGCQAGRVRELLNDARKRIDEAGPSTPVLVLGFDGLPQTGEIFMVVDDERQAREIAYQRELIERSRRMKAKRAKVTLLDLQEKIKKGEAKELNIILKADTAGSLEVLDEKLQELNIEDTRINIIHKGVGKISVSDVLLAEVTNAICVGFHVGPDADALEAAEREGVEIRTYRLIYEALDDLRAAMVGLLEPKVQEILIGEGEVREVFNIPKVGLVAGCYIKDGKVVRNAVVLLLRNGKEITKTKVISLKRFKEDVKEVAAGYECGIGLENITDIQKGDILQFYKIEETPETPE, encoded by the coding sequence ATGCCCCAGAAAGTGCATGACCTGGCAAAAAGCTTAGGTCTATCCAGCGATGCCTTAATAAAGATGTTGGAAGAGATCGGCATTAAAGCTAAGGGGCATATGTCTTTGCTCACCGATGAAGAAATAAAGAGGATAAAAGAGAAAATTGCCGAGGAGAAAAAGAAATTTAAAAAAGAAATTGCCCGTTTCAAAACCCCGAGCCTACATAAAGAAAAAACCAAAAAAATCAATGAACAGGAAATCCAGCAGACCGTGAAAGCCACCCTGGCACGGATTGAAAAAGGTGTTACAAAAAAACATTATAAAAAAGCAGAAGCACCCAAAGAAGTAGAACTCCCTAAAGAAAAAGAGGTGGAAGTAGTTGAATTCATGACCGTGGCTGAATTCGCACAGGCATTAGAAGTCCCGCCGAGCGAGGTGATAAAGAAGTGTATCAATCTGGGAGTGATGGCAAGCCTGAACCAGCGCCTGGATCTTGATACGATTGCGGTTTTATGCGACGAATTCAAATGCAAGATGAAAGTTGTAACCCTTGAGGAACAGGTCAAAAAAGAAGAAGAAAAGAACCTTCAGATGGTTAAGCGCCCGCCAGTTGTGACAGTGATGGGACATGTGGACCACGGCAAAACTACCCTGCTTGATGCGATTACCAAATTGCGTGTGGCAGAGACCGAGTATGGTAAGATCACCCAAAAAATCGGTGCATATCAGGTTTCATATAATGGTAAGTTGATAACCTTCATCGACACCCCCGGGCACAAAGATTTTACGACGATGCGGGCAAGAGGTGCCCAAGTAACTGATATCGTCGTTTTGGTCGTGGCAGCGGATGAAGGCGTTATGCCCCAGACCATTGAAGCCATTGACCATGCCCGAGCAGCGAATGTTCCAATCATTGTGGCGATTAATAAGATTGATCTGCCCCGGGCAAATGTTAACCTGGTAAAATCCCAGCTCGCGAAGGCGAATGTAATTGTAGAAGAATTCGGAGGCAATTCAATCTGTGTAGAGACCTCCGCCCTCAAAAATATCGGCATAAACGATTTACTCGACGCCATTCTGGTGAAAGCTGAAGAGATGAATCTCACTGCACCGATAAACACCAAAGCCAAAGGAGTAGTTCTCGAAGCAAATGTGGAACATGGCCGGGGAAATGTCTGCACAATTCTGGTTCAGGAAGGTATCCTGAGGAGGGGTGACCCATTTGTTTGTGGCTGCCAGGCAGGTCGGGTCAGGGAACTCCTCAACGATGCCCGCAAGCGGATTGATGAAGCCGGTCCTTCCACACCAGTTTTGGTTTTGGGTTTTGATGGATTACCCCAAACCGGTGAAATATTTATGGTCGTTGATGATGAAAGGCAGGCACGTGAGATCGCCTATCAACGGGAGCTCATCGAACGCTCACGCCGGATGAAAGCAAAAAGAGCCAAGGTCACCCTCCTTGACTTACAGGAAAAAATCAAAAAGGGCGAGGCAAAAGAATTGAACATCATCCTTAAGGCTGATACCGCGGGTTCGCTTGAAGTTCTTGATGAAAAACTCCAGGAGTTAAACATTGAAGACACCCGGATAAATATCATCCATAAGGGAGTGGGGAAAATAAGTGTTTCTGATGTCCTTTTGGCAGAAGTTACCAATGCAATTTGCGTAGGTTTCCATGTTGGTCCGGATGCCGATGCACTGGAGGCGGCGGAACGAGAAGGAGTGGAAATCCGGACTTACCGGCTGATCTATGAAGCCCTGGATGATTTACGCGCTGCAATGGTTGGTCTTCTCGAACCCAAGGTCCAGGAAATTCTTATCGGTGAAGGCGAAGTCCGCGAGGTTTTCAATATCCCAAAGGTTGGTTTGGTTGCCGGCTGTTATATAAAAGATGGAAAAGTTGTGCGAAATGCAGTAGTGCTGTTACTGAGGAATGGTAAGGAAATCACCAAAACTAAAGTCATATCCCTGAAGAGATTCAAAGAGGATGTAAAAGAAGTGGCTGCAGGATATGAATGTGGTATTGGTTTGGAAAATATTACTGATATCCAGAAGGGTGATATATTGCAGTTCTATAAAATAGAAGAAACTCCGGAAACCCCCGAGTGA
- the rbfA gene encoding 30S ribosome-binding factor RbfA — MRSDRVASLIAREISLIISQKLRDPRLGMVTVTKVTVSADLKIARIYFTTMGNSANDLQILEGARGYLRTALAHRIRIKYIPDLEFIIDDSQQYGEKIDKLLDEIKNHDKDK, encoded by the coding sequence ATGCGTAGCGACCGCGTTGCCTCCTTGATTGCCCGCGAAATCTCTCTAATCATAAGCCAGAAATTGCGCGACCCCCGACTGGGCATGGTAACCGTTACGAAAGTTACCGTCTCAGCCGACTTAAAAATTGCCCGGATTTATTTCACCACCATGGGTAACTCCGCCAATGACCTCCAAATTCTTGAAGGCGCCCGGGGATATTTGAGAACTGCCCTTGCCCACCGAATACGAATAAAATATATCCCCGACTTAGAATTTATCATTGATGACAGCCAACAATATGGAGAAAAGATTGACAAACTCCTGGACGAGATTAAAAACCACGATAAAGACAAGTAA
- a CDS encoding DUF503 domain-containing protein — MKSFPHSGGFFIGICDIDLHIENCQSLKERRKIILSLKEKVKNRLNVAICEFGDLSLWQRSQLAVVTCSNAKEVVESTLNEVLNFISNFPSVIVLNSQSRII; from the coding sequence ATGAAAAGTTTCCCCCATTCCGGAGGATTCTTTATCGGGATATGCGACATTGACCTCCATATTGAAAATTGTCAATCACTCAAAGAAAGGCGAAAAATTATTCTCAGTTTAAAAGAAAAAGTGAAAAACCGACTCAATGTCGCAATCTGTGAATTTGGTGACCTCTCTTTATGGCAACGTTCCCAACTGGCAGTGGTGACCTGCAGTAATGCCAAAGAGGTTGTTGAATCCACTCTTAATGAAGTTCTGAATTTCATCAGCAATTTTCCTTCGGTCATTGTCTTGAACTCCCAATCCCGGATTATTTGA
- a CDS encoding HD domain-containing phosphohydrolase, which yields MKILCVEDNKEERYLLETILKHEGYEVVTAENGEKALEILQKELVDLIVSDILMPVMDGYSFLSICKQDEKLRDIPFIFYTATYTSAEDEELAKKLGVDYYIRKPVEVDEFIKLIKQIIDNFAEKRLVSRPVACVKTEVVTDLYNKVLINKLESKIIELEELKQNYNLLCEHIEDFIFWLDENGYFTKVNCQVKMFGYTPEDVVGHHFTEFLTPESQKIALAHFEKAKQSGGSADEYEVNVIGKDGEIFLLNLRLYTIRDNDRFLGRFGIGRDITKLRAAEKRLKNREAMYKILWENIPVGVFYYDQNLILTECNERCVQILQSSRDRLIGLDLNKLKDRRPLPAIRAVLEGKEGEYTGYYEVTTSPAVLYAELKCAPIYDEKHNIIGGVGLIHDITSQHEAEQQLIEILKKNQKFLEGTIHALASAVEKRDPYTAGHQKRVAQLACAIAQEMGLKSEAVESLKIAGILHDIGKIYVPAEILSKPARLTPAEYDIVKEHPRIGYEILAPIEFPWPIAQIILQHHERLNGSGYPAGLKMEQILLEARILAVADVVEAMMTHRPYRPAWSVEVALQEIIANQGILYDTRVVDACVKLFRVKNFKFNSG from the coding sequence ATGAAAATTTTGTGTGTGGAAGACAATAAAGAAGAGCGATATTTATTAGAAACAATCCTCAAACACGAGGGGTATGAGGTCGTGACTGCTGAAAATGGGGAGAAGGCATTGGAGATATTGCAAAAAGAACTGGTTGATTTGATAGTTTCGGATATTTTGATGCCGGTTATGGACGGTTATAGTTTCTTATCCATTTGCAAGCAGGATGAGAAACTACGAGATATTCCCTTTATTTTTTATACTGCCACATATACTTCGGCTGAAGACGAAGAATTAGCAAAAAAACTGGGAGTTGATTACTATATAAGAAAACCGGTAGAGGTAGATGAATTTATCAAGTTGATTAAGCAGATAATCGATAATTTTGCAGAGAAGAGATTGGTCTCTCGCCCGGTCGCATGTGTAAAAACGGAAGTGGTAACCGATTTATACAATAAGGTGTTAATCAATAAACTGGAAAGCAAAATAATCGAACTGGAAGAATTAAAGCAGAATTACAATCTTCTCTGCGAACACATCGAAGATTTTATATTCTGGCTTGATGAGAATGGTTATTTCACGAAAGTTAACTGTCAGGTGAAGATGTTTGGTTATACACCTGAGGATGTTGTCGGTCATCATTTCACTGAGTTTTTGACCCCCGAAAGCCAAAAGATTGCCTTGGCACATTTTGAAAAGGCAAAACAGTCAGGTGGGTCAGCGGATGAGTATGAAGTGAATGTGATAGGTAAAGATGGAGAGATTTTCCTTTTGAATCTCCGGCTTTACACGATTCGCGATAATGATCGGTTCCTGGGACGATTTGGGATAGGGCGGGATATTACAAAACTAAGAGCCGCGGAGAAGCGATTGAAGAATCGGGAGGCAATGTATAAAATTCTTTGGGAAAATATTCCAGTAGGTGTTTTTTACTATGACCAGAATTTGATCCTTACTGAATGTAATGAACGATGCGTTCAGATTTTACAGTCTTCCCGTGATCGGCTTATTGGTCTTGATTTGAATAAATTAAAAGACCGCCGACCATTGCCCGCAATCAGGGCAGTGCTTGAAGGTAAAGAGGGTGAATATACCGGTTACTATGAAGTAACAACCAGCCCTGCAGTGCTTTATGCCGAATTGAAGTGTGCACCAATATATGATGAAAAACACAATATCATCGGTGGAGTGGGTTTAATTCATGATATTACCAGTCAACACGAAGCGGAACAACAATTAATTGAGATTCTCAAAAAAAATCAGAAGTTTCTTGAAGGCACGATTCATGCCTTGGCTTCAGCAGTGGAGAAAAGGGATCCTTACACTGCTGGTCATCAGAAAAGGGTTGCACAGCTTGCCTGTGCTATTGCTCAGGAGATGGGGTTAAAAAGCGAGGCAGTAGAATCTCTGAAGATCGCCGGTATTCTCCATGACATCGGAAAGATCTATGTGCCGGCAGAAATCCTGAGCAAACCAGCACGGTTAACTCCAGCAGAATACGATATTGTCAAAGAACATCCTCGAATCGGTTATGAGATTCTGGCACCGATTGAATTTCCCTGGCCTATTGCCCAGATAATTTTACAACACCACGAACGCCTCAATGGCTCAGGATATCCTGCAGGGTTGAAGATGGAACAGATACTCCTTGAAGCACGAATACTTGCCGTCGCGGATGTGGTTGAGGCGATGATGACCCATCGGCCTTACCGTCCAGCCTGGAGTGTTGAGGTTGCGTTACAAGAAATTATCGCTAATCAGGGCATTCTCTACGATACCAGGGTCGTTGATGCCTGTGTCAAATTGTTCAGGGTGAAGAATTTTAAATTCAACAGTGGGTAA
- a CDS encoding bifunctional riboflavin kinase/FAD synthetase — MQIIQGSLQHITQGSVCALGNFDGVHRAHQEIISRIKIIAMGTKKTGVITFHPPPVSVLHKNEILFLTTRSEKEAILAALGVDFLYYFNFDEKFAQQTPEEFADLIYQSIKPAVVVVGENFHFGKGRRGNARILKEMAQGKYEVEIVPKIKDEEGVISSTRIRELLLLGHIPRANQLLGREYSITGEVIKGKGKGTLLGFPTINLRIAKEKLLPLDGVYEVKVEFSNQIYTGAMFLHHNQIEVHILGFCGNLYGTQVTIKFLHRLRGIKKFPNDESLKKAIIQDIQKITHC, encoded by the coding sequence ATGCAAATCATCCAAGGTTCACTTCAACATATCACCCAGGGATCGGTGTGTGCCCTAGGCAATTTTGATGGTGTCCATCGTGCCCATCAGGAGATAATCTCCAGAATAAAAATCATTGCAATGGGTACAAAAAAAACCGGCGTCATAACTTTTCATCCACCACCCGTATCGGTTCTGCACAAAAACGAAATCCTTTTTTTGACCACCCGGTCTGAAAAAGAGGCAATCCTTGCTGCCCTTGGTGTTGATTTTCTCTATTACTTCAACTTTGACGAGAAATTCGCCCAGCAAACGCCTGAGGAGTTTGCTGATTTAATTTATCAATCAATAAAACCCGCGGTGGTGGTGGTGGGAGAGAATTTTCATTTCGGTAAGGGGCGCCGCGGTAATGCGAGAATTTTGAAAGAAATGGCACAAGGCAAATACGAAGTGGAAATCGTTCCGAAGATTAAAGACGAAGAAGGAGTCATCTCCAGCACCCGGATTCGCGAACTGCTCCTGCTCGGTCACATACCCCGAGCCAACCAATTGCTCGGCCGGGAATATTCCATCACCGGAGAGGTGATCAAAGGAAAAGGTAAAGGTACCCTGCTGGGCTTCCCCACCATCAACCTCCGGATAGCCAAAGAAAAATTATTGCCCCTGGATGGGGTTTATGAAGTCAAGGTTGAATTTTCCAATCAAATCTATACTGGAGCAATGTTTTTACATCATAATCAGATTGAGGTCCATATTTTAGGATTTTGTGGTAATCTGTACGGAACCCAGGTGACGATAAAATTTTTACACCGATTAAGGGGTATTAAAAAATTTCCCAATGATGAATCATTGAAAAAAGCAATTATCCAGGATATCCAAAAAATTACCCACTGTTGA
- a CDS encoding proline--tRNA ligase, giving the protein MILSKALIETLREDPKDAELKSHRLLLRAGFIKQHGAGIHTYLPLAWRVLLKIANIIREEMDRIGSQELLMPALSPKEIWEESGRWKDFGDDMFRLKDRKGRDYCLCPTHEEVITEIARVHIRSYRDLPQIWYQIQTKFRDEPRPRGGVIRSRQFIMKDSYSLDVDEAGLDKSFNLHKEAYSRIFTRCGLKFIIVDASGGLMGTGESKEFMALVDGGEDTVVICPNCDYRSNLAIAEGIGEYFTFEDVQLEKVATPDRRTVEEVSQFLNIPPANLIKNMFMTAPGKEPVLVLIRGDYEINEEKLKKIIGADYQPASAEEILRYFGAEPGFIGPVGISNITIIADELLKDTKGMVTGANENHYHIKGVDIKRDVQVKSYHNIRQLKNGERCKKCGAKLEIKSALELGHIFKLGTKYSASMGAYFLDQEGREKPIIMGSYGIGLERIMACAVEQKSDEKGIIWPISIAPFDLYLLILNPEEPAVKKVGQEINVILDEIKFTSLIDDRDISAGIKFNDADLIGIPLRLTISPRGIKNNQFDIHIRETGEKVICRKEEIKEVCIKLKNQLMAGLHV; this is encoded by the coding sequence ATGATATTATCCAAGGCGCTGATTGAAACTTTAAGGGAAGACCCGAAAGATGCCGAACTAAAGAGTCATAGGCTCTTGTTGCGTGCTGGCTTTATCAAACAGCACGGGGCAGGTATCCACACCTACCTGCCACTGGCATGGCGGGTGCTACTTAAAATTGCCAATATCATCAGGGAAGAGATGGATAGAATCGGGTCTCAAGAATTACTGATGCCGGCTTTGTCTCCAAAAGAAATATGGGAAGAATCGGGTCGGTGGAAGGATTTTGGCGATGACATGTTTCGTTTGAAAGACCGTAAAGGCCGGGACTATTGCCTCTGCCCTACCCACGAAGAAGTCATCACCGAAATCGCCCGGGTTCATATCCGCTCGTATCGGGATCTGCCCCAGATATGGTACCAAATCCAGACCAAATTTCGTGATGAACCAAGACCCAGGGGTGGAGTAATTCGTTCCCGGCAGTTCATAATGAAAGACTCCTATAGTTTGGATGTGGATGAGGCTGGATTGGATAAAAGTTTCAATCTCCATAAAGAAGCTTATTCCCGGATATTCACCCGTTGCGGGCTAAAATTCATCATTGTGGATGCCTCCGGTGGTCTGATGGGAACGGGTGAATCAAAAGAATTCATGGCTCTCGTTGATGGTGGCGAAGATACGGTCGTCATCTGCCCCAATTGTGACTACCGTTCTAATCTAGCAATCGCGGAGGGAATTGGTGAATATTTTACCTTTGAGGATGTCCAATTAGAGAAAGTCGCCACACCCGACCGCCGCACCGTGGAAGAAGTGAGTCAATTTTTAAATATCCCTCCAGCAAATTTAATAAAAAACATGTTCATGACTGCTCCGGGTAAAGAACCGGTGCTCGTTCTAATCCGGGGTGACTATGAAATAAATGAGGAAAAATTGAAAAAAATCATCGGTGCCGATTACCAGCCGGCAAGTGCCGAAGAGATCCTGAGATACTTTGGTGCAGAACCAGGTTTTATCGGTCCAGTGGGAATATCAAATATCACCATCATCGCTGATGAACTTTTAAAGGATACCAAGGGGATGGTGACCGGTGCCAATGAAAATCATTATCATATTAAAGGGGTGGATATCAAGCGCGATGTGCAGGTAAAAAGTTATCATAACATCCGTCAGTTAAAAAATGGCGAGCGCTGTAAAAAATGTGGTGCGAAATTAGAAATCAAAAGTGCCCTTGAGCTCGGTCATATCTTCAAACTGGGAACCAAATATTCGGCAAGCATGGGAGCCTATTTCTTGGATCAAGAAGGACGGGAAAAACCAATAATAATGGGTAGTTATGGCATTGGGCTGGAAAGAATTATGGCCTGTGCCGTGGAACAGAAAAGCGACGAAAAGGGGATTATCTGGCCTATATCCATCGCCCCCTTTGATCTATATCTTCTCATTCTCAATCCGGAAGAACCAGCGGTAAAAAAAGTTGGTCAGGAAATCAATGTAATTCTGGACGAAATCAAATTTACCAGTTTGATTGATGACCGGGATATCTCCGCAGGAATAAAATTCAATGATGCCGACCTCATCGGTATTCCCCTCCGACTAACCATCAGTCCACGGGGTATTAAAAATAATCAGTTTGATATCCACATCCGCGAAACTGGTGAAAAGGTAATATGTCGAAAAGAAGAAATAAAAGAAGTTTGTATAAAATTGAAGAATCAGTTGATGGCAGGTTTACATGTCTAA